The following is a genomic window from Candidatus Aminicenantes bacterium.
TGGCTCTCTACGCCATCAACTCGGCTTTGTTTTAATCCCATCCGACAAGGGAAATGCCCCATGACGAAAACCGCAGCCAAGAGCAAGCCCCGGAAACGCCAGACCGCCGCCGCAGCCGCCGCCGCAGCCGCCGCCGCCGAACTGAACCGCCGCCGCGAATGGCGGTTCTACCTGCCCCTGCGGGCCGTCGTCGAGGGCCGCCTGCCCCAGGGCAAGAAATTCAAGGAAGAGGCCACCCTGGAGAACATCAGCTCGACCGGGGCGTACCTTTGCCTGGACTCCGGCGTGATTGTCGGGTCTAAAATCCACCTGGTGATCGAGATTCCGCCCAAGGCCACCGACGGCAAG
Proteins encoded in this region:
- a CDS encoding PilZ domain-containing protein — its product is MTKTAAKSKPRKRQTAAAAAAAAAAAELNRRREWRFYLPLRAVVEGRLPQGKKFKEEATLENISSTGAYLCLDSGVIVGSKIHLVIEIPPKATDGKKVKLRIGGLTIRLEKPDKKAKKQGVAVRFDKDFEFEAKS